In one Coccinella septempunctata chromosome 6, icCocSept1.1, whole genome shotgun sequence genomic region, the following are encoded:
- the LOC123315590 gene encoding PI-PLC X domain-containing protein 1-like isoform X1, with product MYRSGSVFITVNSLKDAFIELNWDPTTSEDGRGPEHIALYNCDIRKTSVCETHLYVKIRAREHPKGYYKTQIKFNLSKLPGNWCYNSTSPGHAGPQDLPYWIVSFTEDLQIIDIQSMKIQPTWMGDHSDTLGHQHIGNLIIPGTHNSACCVGAPFFTKDYVINQDRTIWEQLVFGIRYLDLRIACYFEVDDRPAFHINHDFIRVQRVERVFEEIKKFLERSPKEVLIVDFHRFPRPKKWLDHLHDMFIHYTFNELGPYAYVRNASVHPKGPTLNEIWAARKNIIFTHAEWCYTEKYLWLWPSIPHAWADTTCVLSLKQFLENFLNRDSTRQAMFHAIMAELTPTFKDVLLRRNKLRKLANDVNPNLTRWVKDWNHRVNIVTSDFFLGNDLINLAIYINSSR from the exons ATGTATCGGAGTGGAAGTGTATTCATAACTGTCAATTCGTTGAAAGATGCTTTCATTGAGCTCAATTGGGATCCCACAACTTCAGAGGATGGAAGGGGTCCAGAACACATAGCATTATATAATTGTGATATTAGGAAAACGTCCGTC TGTGAAACCCATTTATACGTCAAGATTAGAGCTAGAGAGCACCCGAAAGGTTATTACAAGACCCAAATCAAATTCAACCTGAGCAAACTTCCCGGCAACTGGTGCTACAATTCAACCAGTCCAGGCCATGCTGGTCCACAAGATCTACCGTATTGGATCGTGTCTTTCACAGAAGACCTGCAGATTATCGATATCCAGTCCATGAAGATACAACCGACATGGATGGGAGATCACAG TGACACTCTTGGACACCAGCACATAGGAAATCTCATAATACCAGGCACTCACAACTCAGCCTGTTGTGTGGGAGCTCCATTCTTCACCAAAGACTACGTGATAAATCAAGATAGGACCATTTGGGAACAGTTGGTATTCGGCATAAGGTATCTGGATCTGCGAATAGCCTGTTATTTTGAAGTTGATGATAGGCCTGC GTTTCACATAAACCACGACTTCATCAGGGTACAGAGGGTTGAGAGGGTATTCGAAGAGATAAAGAAATTCCTGGAGAGGTCGCCGAAAGAAGTGCTTATAGTCGATTTCCACCGTTTTCCAAGGCCGAAGAAATGGCTTGACCATCTGCATGATATGTTCATACATTACACTTTTAACGAGTTGGGTCCATATGCCTACGTGAGAAATGCATCCGTCCATCCTAAAGGTCCCACGTTGAATGAGATATGGGCTGCTaggaaaaacataatttttacaCACGCTGAGTGGTGTTACACCGAAA aatatttgtgGTTGTGGCCTTCCATACCACACGCCTGGGCAGACACGACCTGCGTACTCTCCCTCAAGCAATTCCTGGAGAATTTCCTGAACAGAGACTCGACGAGGCAGGCCATGTTCCACGCCATCATGGCAGAGCTGACTCCCACCTTCAAAGACGTGCTGTTGAGGAGGAACAAGTTGAGGAAGTTGGCCAACGACGTCAATCCCAATTTGACCAGATGGGTGAAGGATTGGAACCACAGGGTCAACATAGTCACCTCGGATTTTTTCTTGGGGAACGACCTAATAAACTTAGCGATCTACATAAATAGCAGTAGGTAA
- the LOC123315590 gene encoding PI-PLC X domain-containing protein 1-like isoform X2, which translates to MYRSGSVFITVNSLKDAFIELNWDPTTSEDGRGPEHIALYNCDIRKTSVCETHLYVKIRAREHPKGYYKTQIKFNLSKLPGNWCYNSTSPGHAGPQDLPYWIVSFTEDLQIIDIQSMKIQPTWMGDHSDTLGHQHIGNLIIPGTHNSACCVGAPFFTKDYVINQDRTIWEQLVFGIRYLDLRIACYFEVDDRPAVQRVERVFEEIKKFLERSPKEVLIVDFHRFPRPKKWLDHLHDMFIHYTFNELGPYAYVRNASVHPKGPTLNEIWAARKNIIFTHAEWCYTEKYLWLWPSIPHAWADTTCVLSLKQFLENFLNRDSTRQAMFHAIMAELTPTFKDVLLRRNKLRKLANDVNPNLTRWVKDWNHRVNIVTSDFFLGNDLINLAIYINSSR; encoded by the exons ATGTATCGGAGTGGAAGTGTATTCATAACTGTCAATTCGTTGAAAGATGCTTTCATTGAGCTCAATTGGGATCCCACAACTTCAGAGGATGGAAGGGGTCCAGAACACATAGCATTATATAATTGTGATATTAGGAAAACGTCCGTC TGTGAAACCCATTTATACGTCAAGATTAGAGCTAGAGAGCACCCGAAAGGTTATTACAAGACCCAAATCAAATTCAACCTGAGCAAACTTCCCGGCAACTGGTGCTACAATTCAACCAGTCCAGGCCATGCTGGTCCACAAGATCTACCGTATTGGATCGTGTCTTTCACAGAAGACCTGCAGATTATCGATATCCAGTCCATGAAGATACAACCGACATGGATGGGAGATCACAG TGACACTCTTGGACACCAGCACATAGGAAATCTCATAATACCAGGCACTCACAACTCAGCCTGTTGTGTGGGAGCTCCATTCTTCACCAAAGACTACGTGATAAATCAAGATAGGACCATTTGGGAACAGTTGGTATTCGGCATAAGGTATCTGGATCTGCGAATAGCCTGTTATTTTGAAGTTGATGATAGGCCTGC GGTACAGAGGGTTGAGAGGGTATTCGAAGAGATAAAGAAATTCCTGGAGAGGTCGCCGAAAGAAGTGCTTATAGTCGATTTCCACCGTTTTCCAAGGCCGAAGAAATGGCTTGACCATCTGCATGATATGTTCATACATTACACTTTTAACGAGTTGGGTCCATATGCCTACGTGAGAAATGCATCCGTCCATCCTAAAGGTCCCACGTTGAATGAGATATGGGCTGCTaggaaaaacataatttttacaCACGCTGAGTGGTGTTACACCGAAA aatatttgtgGTTGTGGCCTTCCATACCACACGCCTGGGCAGACACGACCTGCGTACTCTCCCTCAAGCAATTCCTGGAGAATTTCCTGAACAGAGACTCGACGAGGCAGGCCATGTTCCACGCCATCATGGCAGAGCTGACTCCCACCTTCAAAGACGTGCTGTTGAGGAGGAACAAGTTGAGGAAGTTGGCCAACGACGTCAATCCCAATTTGACCAGATGGGTGAAGGATTGGAACCACAGGGTCAACATAGTCACCTCGGATTTTTTCTTGGGGAACGACCTAATAAACTTAGCGATCTACATAAATAGCAGTAGGTAA
- the LOC123315589 gene encoding PI-PLC X domain-containing protein 2-like yields the protein MRWNLWFWSRRYLFYLGYSLFLNHVVSETIKSTKCGSVFITVSSLKGSYIELNWQTSCGTDDVHPRTIALYNTDIRNRTEEVVLYDEIIAKNHPDGFYKTETPFNISEIPEDWKYNASTLSRLGVHALPYWIVSYSNTNEIIDIQPMKLQPSWMFDNREKLKNQHIGDLLIPGTHDSGCYGGIRIFEDYILTQDLPIWYQLIFGIRYLDLRIAYHQDQRFYINHEFVKVKKLDIIYSQIKEFVEKSPGEVLIIDFHRFPFPSVWDVELHHKFINYTLDQLGDYAYSKNGLQGHVSRGPTMGDIWKAGKNILFTYAEKRFTKVYPQLWDPIPQVWANTVSVHHLKNYLEDSLKRRSNNTIFNALMAELTPRTLDVITGKNTLRELANNVNSNVTKWVRDEWSKEVNIITSDFFLGNNLIDVAINVNRNR from the exons TTTCAGAAACCATAAAATCCACCAAATGTGGCAGTGTTTTCATAACCGTGAGCTCCTTAAAGGGTTCATACATTGAGCTCAACTGGCAAACATCCTGTGGTACTGATGACGTACATCCAAGAACCATAGCCCTCTACAATACAGACATCAGGAATAGAACTGAG GAGGTCGTTCTCTACGATGAAATCATAGCGAAGAACCATCCAGATGGTTTTTACAAGACTGAAACCCCGTTCAACATCAGTGAAATACCGGAAGATTGGAAGTACAATGCTTCAACACTGAGCAGACTTGGCGTGCATGCTTTGCCTTACTGGATTGTTTCTTATTCGAATACGAATGAGATCATCGATATACAACCCATGAAATTACAGCCTTCTTGGATGTTTGACAATAG GGAAAAACTGAAGAATCAGCACATAGGAGATCTGCTGATACCAGGAACGCATGATTCAGGTTGTTATGGAGGTATAAGAATATTCGAAGATTATATTTTAACCCAGGATTTGCCAATTTGGTACCAACTGATATTCGGCATCAGATATCTAGATCTGAGGATAGCATACCATCAGGATCAAAG GTTCTACATCAATCACGAGTTTGTAAAAGTGAAAAAACTGGACATCATATACAGCCAAATCAAGGAGTTCGTTGAAAAATCTCCAGGAGAAGTCCTGATCATCGATTTTCATCGTTTTCCGTTTCCATCGGTTTGGGATGTGGAGCTACACCACAAGTTCATAAATTACACCTTGGACCAGCTGGGAGACTATGCATACTCCAAGAATGGCCTCCAAGGTCATGTTTCCAGAGGCCCGACTATGGGAGATATTTGGAAAGCTGGGAAGAATATCCTTTTCACGTATGCTgagaaaagattcacaaaag TATACCCGCAACTTTGGGACCCAATACCTCAAGTATGGGCCAATACTGTGAGCGTTCACCACCTGAAGAACTACCTGGAGGACTCACTGAAGAGGAGATCCAACAACACCATTTTCAATGCTCTTATGGCAGAGCTGACACCAAGGACCTTGGATGTGATCACCGGCAAGAACACCTTGAGAGAACTAGCCAATAACGTCAATTCGAACGTGACCAAATGGGTTAGGGATGAGTGGAGCAAAGAAGTTAACATAATCACTTCTGATTTCTTCCTTGGCAATAACCTCATTGACGTAGCTATCAATGTGAACAGGAACAGATAG